One window of the Betaproteobacteria bacterium genome contains the following:
- a CDS encoding tRNA (cytidine(34)-2'-O)-methyltransferase, with protein MFAVVLVHPEIPPNTGNVIRLCANTGADLHLVEPLGFDFSDKSLRRAGLDYHETARVLRHPDWASCAAALAGRRLFAMSTRGERSPFDLALRPGDAFVFGCETAGLPTAVLETFPSGHRLRLPMRPGQRSLNLSNAVAVTVFEAWRQNGFASLGDTSPTGLRP; from the coding sequence GTGTTCGCCGTCGTCCTCGTCCATCCTGAAATCCCCCCCAATACGGGCAACGTCATCCGCCTGTGCGCCAACACCGGCGCCGATTTGCATCTGGTCGAACCCCTGGGCTTCGATTTCAGCGACAAGTCCTTGCGCCGGGCCGGCTTGGATTACCACGAAACCGCCCGCGTCCTGCGCCACCCGGACTGGGCAAGTTGCGCCGCGGCCCTGGCCGGGCGGCGCCTTTTCGCCATGAGCACCCGGGGCGAGCGCAGCCCCTTCGACCTGGCCCTGCGACCGGGCGATGCCTTCGTGTTCGGCTGCGAGACCGCAGGGCTGCCGACGGCCGTGCTCGAGACTTTCCCGTCCGGGCACCGCCTGCGCCTGCCCATGCGCCCAGGCCAGCGCAGCCTCAACCTTTCCAACGCCGTCGCCGTCACGGTGTTCGAGGCCTGGCGGCAGAACGGCTTCGCCTCCCTGGGCGACACCTCGCCTACCGGGCTCCGGCCGTGA
- the tadA gene encoding Flp pilus assembly complex ATPase component TadA, translating into MPAPQKVRLGDLLIEQGLLTEEQLKLALDRQRATGRKLGRIFVESGYVTEEGISQALARQLRIPFLDLRSFTPKPDLIRLLPEAQARRFRALVLDEPGSGLLRVGLSDPTDLQAYDEISRVVKREIELAVVTESQLLAMIDRVYHRGEQITGLAKELTAELGDVPVEFGDLLGLTQGAEDAPVVKLLQTVFEEAMRLRASDIHVEPQEKGLRIRFRIDGVLHVQTEADAKIASAVTLRLKLMSGLDISEKRLPQDGRFNIKVRGTPVDVRISTLPGQYGESVVMRLLNQNTGLLSLDRIGMAPRVLERFRHALTRPSGMVLVTGPTGSGKTTTLYAALNELNSTEKKVITVEDPVEYRLPGLNQVQVHEKIDLTFSRVLRTVLRQDPDIVLIGEMRDQETAEIGMRAAMTGHLVLSTLHTNDAITTPIRLLDMGVPRYMVALSVHMVLAQRLVRLICGNCKEAYTPTPGEHEWLRYELGDGVDARSYVHGRGCSHCSGTGYQGRIGVYEFLEMSSELVEALNHEDPGVFMQAARRQMAGETLRRDAVRLVVEGRTTVAEAMRISNQFED; encoded by the coding sequence ATGCCGGCACCGCAGAAGGTTCGCCTCGGCGATCTGTTGATTGAGCAAGGCCTGCTCACGGAGGAGCAGCTCAAACTCGCCCTCGACCGGCAGCGGGCCACCGGGCGCAAGCTGGGACGCATTTTCGTCGAAAGCGGCTATGTGACGGAAGAGGGCATCTCTCAGGCCCTGGCGCGACAGTTGCGCATTCCCTTCCTCGATCTGCGCAGTTTTACGCCCAAGCCGGACCTCATCCGACTGCTTCCCGAAGCCCAGGCCCGCCGCTTCCGCGCCCTGGTGCTGGATGAGCCGGGCTCCGGCCTTCTGCGGGTAGGCCTGTCCGACCCCACCGACCTGCAGGCCTACGACGAGATCAGCCGGGTGGTCAAACGCGAGATCGAACTCGCCGTGGTGACCGAATCGCAACTGCTGGCCATGATCGACCGGGTCTATCACCGGGGCGAGCAGATCACCGGTCTGGCCAAGGAACTGACCGCGGAACTGGGCGACGTGCCGGTGGAGTTCGGCGACCTCCTGGGCCTCACCCAGGGGGCCGAGGACGCCCCGGTGGTCAAGCTGTTGCAGACCGTGTTCGAGGAAGCCATGCGCCTGCGGGCCTCGGACATCCACGTCGAACCCCAGGAAAAGGGGCTGCGCATCCGCTTCCGCATCGACGGCGTGCTGCACGTGCAGACCGAGGCGGACGCCAAGATCGCCAGCGCCGTCACCCTGCGCCTCAAGCTCATGTCGGGCCTCGACATTTCGGAAAAACGCCTGCCCCAGGACGGCCGCTTCAATATCAAGGTGCGTGGCACCCCGGTGGATGTGCGCATATCGACCCTGCCCGGCCAGTACGGCGAGTCGGTGGTCATGCGGCTGCTCAACCAGAACACCGGCCTCTTGTCCCTGGACCGCATCGGCATGGCGCCGCGGGTGCTGGAGCGCTTCCGTCATGCCCTCACCCGGCCCAGCGGCATGGTCCTGGTCACCGGCCCCACGGGTTCCGGCAAGACCACCACCCTCTACGCCGCCCTGAACGAGTTGAACAGCACGGAAAAGAAGGTCATCACCGTGGAAGACCCGGTGGAGTACCGTCTTCCCGGCCTCAACCAGGTGCAGGTACACGAAAAGATCGACCTCACCTTTTCCCGCGTCCTGCGCACCGTGCTGCGCCAGGATCCGGACATCGTCCTCATCGGCGAAATGCGCGACCAGGAGACGGCGGAAATCGGCATGCGGGCCGCCATGACCGGCCACCTGGTGCTGTCCACCCTGCACACCAACGACGCCATCACCACGCCCATCCGCCTCCTGGACATGGGCGTGCCGCGCTACATGGTCGCCCTCTCGGTGCATATGGTCCTGGCGCAGCGGCTGGTGCGGCTCATTTGCGGCAATTGCAAGGAGGCCTACACGCCGACCCCGGGCGAGCACGAATGGCTGCGCTACGAACTGGGCGATGGCGTCGATGCCCGCTCCTACGTCCACGGCCGCGGCTGTAGCCATTGCAGCGGCACCGGCTACCAGGGGCGCATCGGCGTGTATGAGTTCCTGGAAATGAGCAGCGAACTGGTCGAGGCCCTCAATCACGAAGACCCCGGCGTCTTCATGCAGGCCGCCCGCCGCCAGATGGCCGGCGAAACCCTGCGGCGCGACGCGGTGCGCCTGGTGGTCGAAGGCCGCACCACGGTGGCCGAAGCCATGCGTATCAGCAACCAGTTCGAGGACTGA
- a CDS encoding type II secretion system F family protein, whose product MPRYAYRGRRGGDAVQGVLEGASAAAVAELLQGQGVVPLDISESADVGAGFEINLFKPQVGHLDLLLFSRQIHTLLKAGVPIMRALNGLQESAINPAMKDVIKDVRESLEAGRELSLSLGRHPKVFSPFYLSMVRVGESTGLLEEVFFRLFEHLEFERFMREQVKSALRYPMFVVIAMAAAIVIINLFVIPAFAKVFKGFGAELPLMTRMLIGFSDFMVAWWPALLLGLVAGAFAFRTWVRTDAGRYRWEAMTLRFPIAGKILRKAALARFARSFALGTRSGVPVMQALANSAQTVDNSYIAQRIDGMRDSVERGESVLRAGIATGIFTPVVLQMIAVGEESGALDDMMEEIGQMYQAEVEYELKTLGQQIEPILIVSLGILVLILALGVFLPMWDLGKAAFKK is encoded by the coding sequence ATGCCCCGCTACGCCTACCGCGGCCGCCGGGGCGGCGACGCCGTGCAGGGCGTGCTGGAAGGTGCAAGCGCCGCGGCGGTCGCCGAATTGCTCCAGGGCCAGGGGGTCGTTCCCCTCGACATATCCGAGAGCGCCGACGTGGGCGCCGGGTTCGAGATCAACCTCTTCAAGCCCCAGGTCGGACACCTGGACCTGCTGCTCTTCTCGCGCCAGATCCACACCCTGCTCAAGGCCGGCGTGCCCATCATGCGGGCCCTCAACGGCTTGCAGGAATCGGCCATCAACCCGGCCATGAAGGACGTCATCAAGGACGTGCGCGAAAGCCTGGAAGCGGGCCGCGAGCTGTCGCTGTCCCTCGGCCGCCACCCCAAGGTCTTTTCCCCCTTCTACCTTTCCATGGTGCGGGTGGGCGAATCCACCGGGCTCTTGGAGGAGGTCTTCTTCCGGCTCTTCGAGCACCTGGAGTTCGAGCGCTTCATGCGGGAGCAGGTCAAGTCCGCCCTGCGCTACCCCATGTTCGTCGTCATCGCCATGGCGGCGGCCATCGTCATCATCAACCTCTTCGTCATCCCGGCCTTCGCCAAGGTGTTCAAGGGCTTCGGGGCCGAACTGCCCCTCATGACCCGCATGCTCATCGGCTTTTCCGACTTCATGGTCGCCTGGTGGCCGGCCCTGCTGTTGGGGCTGGTGGCGGGGGCCTTCGCCTTCCGTACCTGGGTACGCACCGACGCCGGCCGTTACCGCTGGGAAGCCATGACCCTGCGCTTTCCCATCGCCGGCAAGATTCTGCGCAAGGCCGCCCTGGCCCGCTTCGCGCGCAGCTTCGCCCTGGGCACCCGCAGCGGCGTGCCGGTCATGCAGGCCCTGGCCAATTCCGCCCAGACCGTCGACAACAGCTACATCGCCCAGCGCATCGACGGCATGCGCGACAGCGTCGAGCGGGGCGAAAGCGTGCTCAGGGCCGGCATCGCCACCGGCATCTTCACGCCCGTCGTGCTGCAGATGATCGCCGTGGGCGAGGAATCCGGCGCCCTCGACGACATGATGGAAGAAATCGGCCAGATGTATCAGGCCGAAGTCGAATACGAACTGAAGACCCTCGGTCAGCAGATCGAGCCCATCCTCATCGTCAGCCTGGGCATCCTCGTCCTCATCCTCGCCCTGGGCGTCTTCCTGCCCATGTGGGATCTGGGCAAGGCCGCCTTCAAGAAGTAG
- a CDS encoding prepilin-type N-terminal cleavage/methylation domain-containing protein: MPRKPPAPGFTLIELIVVVAVVAVLVGVGANRLAGYQEAAEAAAAESSFITLRGALHIRSAELIAANRWDELRRLAARNPFDILEQKPASYAGLLDGAAAPGRWYYDGREGAVVYKVQRDEHFGPPAAGGEMRFAVVGRNTAGQAVSGEGVAYVTLQARGEYRWYDRVIR, translated from the coding sequence ATGCCCCGCAAGCCCCCCGCGCCCGGCTTCACCCTCATCGAACTCATCGTCGTCGTCGCTGTGGTGGCGGTCCTGGTGGGGGTCGGGGCCAACCGTCTGGCGGGCTACCAGGAGGCGGCGGAAGCCGCGGCGGCGGAAAGCAGCTTCATCACCCTGCGCGGCGCCCTGCATATCCGTTCGGCCGAACTCATCGCCGCCAACCGCTGGGACGAACTGCGCCGCCTCGCCGCCCGCAACCCCTTCGACATCCTGGAGCAAAAGCCCGCCAGCTACGCCGGCCTCCTCGACGGCGCGGCGGCCCCCGGGCGCTGGTACTACGACGGCCGGGAAGGCGCCGTGGTGTACAAAGTGCAGCGGGACGAACACTTCGGCCCCCCGGCGGCGGGCGGAGAAATGCGCTTCGCCGTCGTGGGCCGCAACACCGCCGGGCAGGCGGTCAGCGGCGAAGGCGTCGCCTACGTCACCCTCCAGGCCCGCGGCGAATACCGCTGGTACGACCGTGTCATCCGTTAG
- a CDS encoding prepilin-type N-terminal cleavage/methylation domain-containing protein codes for MPLRSRGFTLIELIVVIIILGILAAVALPRFVDLQVQARQAKLQGAVGAVRSGSVLFHAQCLATLGGPTPPPNCNSLTMEGATVTGVNQYPSADASGIVRAAGLNAGAAGSGVDYETTGGGGGSGSVLTIAVPTPTSGSCQFTYTAATLSGTQVVAPVVTLSGTGTSTNCN; via the coding sequence ATGCCCTTGCGCTCCCGTGGCTTCACCCTCATCGAACTGATCGTCGTCATCATCATCCTCGGCATCCTCGCCGCCGTGGCCCTGCCGCGCTTCGTCGATCTCCAGGTCCAGGCCCGCCAGGCCAAGCTGCAGGGCGCCGTGGGTGCGGTGCGCTCCGGGTCGGTACTCTTCCACGCCCAATGCCTCGCCACCCTGGGGGGGCCCACACCGCCCCCCAACTGCAATTCGCTCACCATGGAAGGGGCCACGGTCACCGGCGTGAATCAATACCCCAGCGCAGATGCTTCGGGCATCGTGCGCGCGGCGGGGCTCAACGCGGGCGCCGCGGGCAGCGGGGTCGATTACGAGACCACCGGCGGGGGCGGCGGCTCGGGTTCCGTGCTCACCATCGCCGTGCCCACCCCCACCAGCGGCTCCTGCCAATTCACCTACACCGCCGCCACCCTTTCGGGAACCCAGGTGGTCGCCCCCGTGGTGACCCTCTCGGGCACCGGCACTTCGACCAATTGCAACTGA
- a CDS encoding type II secretion system protein, with translation MNKARGFTLIELIVVIVILGILAATALPKFVDLSSDARTGVMKGVEASMRGANTMLYGKAASQNKLSGTQTISATSTISVGITNGYATDTTELARVMDLSPSGDFNNTGSAIQHNGATTIASCQVAYTAAGAGGTPGYTTTTSGC, from the coding sequence ATGAACAAAGCACGCGGTTTCACCCTCATCGAACTCATCGTCGTCATCGTCATCCTCGGCATCCTGGCGGCGACGGCCCTGCCCAAGTTCGTCGACCTGAGTTCCGATGCCCGCACCGGCGTCATGAAGGGCGTCGAAGCGTCCATGCGTGGCGCCAATACCATGCTGTACGGCAAGGCGGCCTCCCAGAACAAGCTCTCCGGAACCCAGACCATTTCCGCCACCAGCACGATCAGCGTGGGCATCACCAACGGCTACGCCACCGACACCACCGAACTGGCCAGGGTCATGGACCTGTCCCCCTCGGGCGATTTCAACAATACCGGATCGGCGATCCAGCACAACGGCGCGACCACCATCGCCAGTTGCCAAGTGGCCTATACGGCTGCCGGTGCGGGAGGTACGCCGGGCTATACGACCACGACAAGCGGTTGCTGA
- a CDS encoding type II secretion system protein, with protein MQRGFTLTELVVTIVIAGILAAVALPRFFGDTGFEARQFRDETVAALRLAQKSAIAARRTVCASFSASQVDFRISSAQGAADCSTGTALGDPAGGGDLSVSAPSGVSFSPVPAALVFDSAGRPGAAASLTVAGLESLPVAVEAETGYVH; from the coding sequence ATGCAGCGCGGTTTCACCCTGACTGAACTGGTGGTGACAATCGTCATCGCCGGCATCCTGGCGGCGGTGGCCCTGCCGCGCTTCTTTGGCGATACCGGCTTCGAAGCGCGCCAGTTCCGTGACGAGACCGTCGCCGCCCTGCGCCTGGCGCAGAAGTCCGCCATCGCCGCCCGGCGCACGGTGTGCGCCAGCTTTTCCGCTTCCCAGGTGGATTTCCGCATTTCCAGCGCCCAGGGGGCCGCGGATTGCTCCACCGGCACCGCCCTGGGGGATCCGGCCGGGGGGGGCGATCTTTCCGTCAGCGCGCCTTCCGGGGTGAGCTTTTCCCCCGTTCCGGCGGCCCTGGTCTTCGATTCCGCCGGGCGGCCGGGGGCGGCGGCGAGCCTCACCGTGGCCGGCCTGGAAAGCCTGCCGGTCGCCGTGGAGGCGGAAACGGGCTATGTGCATTGA
- a CDS encoding type II secretion system protein produces MCIEPRRPMAGVTLIEQIVFIVIVSVGVIGVLSTLGPALRFSADPQVRKQQLAVAEAVLAEILHQPFTYCDPDDANASTATLSGTSPTCASTDQDNGGGVLVPIPSGETRSATAPGAMFDNVADYAGYTQSNVTDLNGGNAVSGLDVSVAVSRIGAAYSAGGSPLPAGAALKIDVTVSGGGAEALTLSGYRFRYAPLY; encoded by the coding sequence ATGTGCATTGAGCCCCGCCGGCCCATGGCCGGCGTCACCCTCATCGAGCAGATCGTGTTCATCGTCATCGTCAGCGTGGGGGTGATCGGCGTGCTGTCCACCCTGGGGCCGGCGCTGCGCTTTTCCGCCGACCCCCAGGTCAGGAAGCAGCAACTGGCAGTGGCCGAAGCGGTGCTGGCCGAAATCCTGCACCAGCCCTTCACCTACTGCGATCCGGACGACGCCAACGCCTCCACCGCGACCCTGTCCGGCACCTCGCCCACCTGCGCCAGCACCGACCAGGACAACGGCGGCGGTGTCCTGGTCCCCATTCCCTCCGGCGAGACGCGCAGCGCCACCGCTCCCGGCGCCATGTTCGACAACGTGGCCGACTACGCCGGTTACACCCAGAGCAACGTCACCGACCTCAACGGCGGCAATGCCGTGAGCGGCCTGGACGTGAGCGTCGCGGTCAGCCGCATCGGCGCCGCCTACAGCGCCGGGGGCAGTCCCCTGCCGGCGGGGGCGGCCTTGAAGATCGACGTGACGGTCAGCGGCGGCGGTGCCGAAGCCCTGACCCTGAGCGGCTACCGCTTCCGCTATGCGCCCCTGTACTGA
- a CDS encoding prepilin-type N-terminal cleavage/methylation domain-containing protein — protein sequence MRPCTDSRAAGGFTLVEMIVSIVVAGVLLALVGMFGRWQIQSYFDLASRAALTDAADTAVRRISRELQTALPNSVRASGNYLEYIPIRDAGRYRAESDGSGSVFPLDFGSTASASKFDVLGPTVAIASGDQVVVYNLGLPGSDAYAGAPNNRRTPSTTGGALSQVESATAFAFPYASPANRFQVVGNPVSFECDPGAGVIRRYGGYGFLPSQPVAAATMAAGSSTLLVAQVAACSFAYEPGASQRNGIVTVRLTLSANDETVQVLNQVEILNTP from the coding sequence ATGCGCCCCTGTACTGATTCCCGCGCTGCCGGCGGCTTCACCCTGGTGGAGATGATCGTCTCCATCGTGGTGGCCGGGGTGCTGCTCGCCCTGGTGGGCATGTTCGGGCGCTGGCAGATCCAGTCCTATTTCGACCTTGCCAGCCGTGCCGCCCTCACCGACGCGGCCGACACCGCCGTGCGCCGCATCAGCCGGGAACTCCAGACGGCCCTGCCCAACAGCGTGCGGGCCAGCGGCAACTATCTCGAATACATTCCCATCAGGGACGCCGGCCGCTACCGCGCCGAGAGTGACGGGAGCGGCAGCGTCTTCCCCCTCGATTTCGGCAGCACCGCCAGCGCCAGCAAGTTCGACGTCCTGGGACCGACGGTGGCCATCGCCAGCGGCGACCAGGTGGTCGTCTACAACCTGGGCCTGCCCGGTTCCGACGCCTACGCCGGCGCCCCCAACAACCGCCGCACGCCGAGCACCACGGGTGGCGCCCTGAGCCAGGTGGAGTCCGCCACCGCCTTCGCCTTCCCCTACGCTTCGCCGGCCAACCGCTTTCAGGTGGTGGGCAATCCGGTGAGTTTCGAATGCGACCCCGGCGCCGGCGTCATCCGCCGCTACGGCGGCTACGGCTTCCTGCCCAGCCAGCCGGTGGCCGCCGCCACCATGGCCGCCGGCTCCAGCACGCTTCTGGTGGCCCAGGTGGCGGCCTGCTCCTTCGCCTACGAACCCGGCGCCAGCCAGCGCAACGGTATCGTCACCGTGCGCCTCACGCTTTCGGCCAACGACGAGACGGTGCAGGTGCTCAACCAGGTGGAAATCCTCAACACGCCATGA
- a CDS encoding agglutinin biogenesis protein MshP, with the protein MIHGPSSPPRAQRGVSILTAIFLLLLFGLLAALMARVISASHATAAEDLIGARSYQAARGGVEWGLYQVLDPSNATATAPSAALPACFANGTVLSGLGASVTVDCTAYGPFTEGSKAIRIYRITATATSPGPGGISVERRVEVTTEKCRDGASSTAPYAC; encoded by the coding sequence ATGATCCACGGCCCTTCCTCCCCCCCGCGGGCCCAGCGCGGCGTGTCCATCCTGACCGCCATCTTTCTGCTCCTGCTCTTCGGGCTCCTCGCCGCCCTCATGGCCAGGGTCATTTCGGCCAGCCACGCCACCGCGGCGGAGGATCTGATCGGCGCCCGCAGCTATCAGGCGGCGCGCGGCGGCGTCGAATGGGGGCTCTACCAGGTGCTCGACCCCAGCAACGCGACGGCAACGGCGCCTAGCGCCGCGCTGCCCGCGTGCTTCGCCAACGGCACCGTGCTCAGCGGCCTCGGCGCGAGCGTGACGGTCGATTGCACCGCCTACGGCCCCTTTACGGAAGGCAGCAAGGCCATCCGCATCTACCGCATCACCGCCACGGCCACCAGCCCCGGCCCCGGTGGGATCAGCGTCGAGCGCCGGGTCGAGGTCACTACCGAGAAGTGCCGCGATGGGGCGAGCAGCACGGCACCCTATGCGTGTTGA
- a CDS encoding agglutinin biogenesis protein MshI → MEGWLGVVRRKGCIDLAHVVRQRDARPRIEALDTFRVEGGFSEALRRLKGPRKLGQFACTTLLDEADYRLLQVEAPAVEPEERIQALRWRLKDMVDFPVEGAAVAALDIPAGEGGHRTPNLFAVAAGAPAVGRCMGDFDAAGLALAAIDIPELAQRNVAALFEEANRGLAFLHLGAERGLLTITYRGELYLARHMEVSAAALADADVDRRQALLERLVLELQRTLDNFDRQYNFISVVRMLVACEGACSGLTDALGHNLYIPVQEMDLAAVADFPAVPELRQKERQAQCLLALGAALREGEA, encoded by the coding sequence GTGGAAGGTTGGCTGGGGGTGGTGCGGCGCAAGGGCTGCATCGACCTGGCCCATGTCGTCCGCCAGCGGGACGCCCGGCCCCGTATCGAAGCCCTCGACACCTTCCGCGTCGAAGGCGGCTTCAGCGAGGCCCTGCGGCGGCTCAAGGGGCCGCGCAAGCTGGGCCAGTTCGCCTGCACCACCCTGCTCGACGAAGCCGACTACCGCCTGCTCCAGGTGGAGGCTCCGGCGGTGGAGCCCGAGGAGCGCATCCAGGCCCTGCGCTGGCGCTTGAAGGACATGGTGGATTTTCCGGTCGAGGGGGCTGCGGTGGCGGCCCTCGACATCCCCGCCGGCGAGGGGGGGCATCGTACGCCGAACCTCTTTGCCGTCGCCGCCGGCGCGCCGGCCGTGGGCCGGTGCATGGGCGACTTCGACGCCGCCGGTCTCGCCCTTGCCGCCATCGACATTCCCGAGCTGGCCCAGCGTAACGTCGCCGCCCTGTTCGAGGAAGCCAACCGCGGTCTGGCCTTCCTTCACCTGGGCGCCGAGCGTGGCCTGCTCACCATCACCTACCGCGGAGAACTCTATCTCGCCCGCCACATGGAGGTTTCCGCCGCCGCCCTGGCGGACGCCGATGTGGACCGCCGCCAGGCACTGCTCGAACGCCTGGTGCTCGAACTGCAACGCACCCTGGACAATTTCGACCGTCAGTACAACTTCATTTCCGTGGTGCGCATGCTGGTCGCCTGCGAAGGTGCCTGCTCCGGGCTCACCGATGCCCTGGGCCACAACCTCTACATCCCGGTGCAGGAAATGGACCTGGCCGCGGTGGCCGATTTTCCCGCCGTGCCCGAATTGCGCCAGAAGGAACGCCAGGCCCAGTGCCTGCTCGCCCTGGGCGCCGCCCTGCGGGAGGGGGAGGCTTGA
- a CDS encoding PilN domain-containing protein translates to MSQQINLILPELRRRRDWLSFPIVAGASLAGLLLIVGLAVWSQREVDSLNARHRQGEAELATLRQRVQALGQALAARRPNPALKEEVARLAEGLRQRNTALDAVESGRSGSREGSSGVLRGFARQTAEGVWLTGFVLAGSEVEIRGRLSDAALLPHYIQRLNGEPIFKGRRFAALDMSEGSLQPATPAPVAPAATPAPAPSASAVPQGAPGGRRFTEFVLHGKLPPPGGER, encoded by the coding sequence TTGAGTCAGCAGATCAACCTCATCCTGCCCGAGCTGCGGCGGCGGCGGGACTGGCTGTCCTTCCCCATCGTCGCCGGGGCGAGCCTTGCGGGGCTCCTGTTGATCGTCGGGCTCGCCGTCTGGAGCCAGCGGGAAGTCGATTCCCTCAACGCCCGCCATCGCCAGGGTGAAGCGGAACTCGCCACCTTGCGCCAGCGGGTGCAGGCCCTGGGCCAGGCCCTGGCCGCCCGCCGGCCCAATCCGGCCCTCAAGGAGGAAGTGGCGCGTCTGGCCGAGGGCCTGCGCCAGCGCAATACGGCTCTGGATGCGGTCGAGTCGGGCCGTTCCGGTTCCCGCGAGGGCAGTTCCGGCGTGCTGCGGGGCTTCGCCCGCCAGACGGCGGAAGGCGTCTGGCTCACCGGCTTCGTCCTGGCCGGAAGCGAGGTCGAAATCCGCGGCCGCCTGAGCGACGCCGCTCTCCTGCCCCATTACATCCAGCGCCTCAACGGCGAGCCCATCTTCAAGGGCCGCCGTTTCGCCGCCCTGGACATGAGCGAGGGCAGCCTCCAGCCCGCCACACCGGCCCCCGTCGCGCCTGCCGCCACGCCCGCCCCGGCGCCCAGCGCCAGCGCCGTGCCGCAGGGTGCACCCGGCGGGCGGCGCTTTACCGAATTCGTCCTGCACGGCAAATTGCCGCCGCCGGGAGGGGAGCGATGA
- a CDS encoding type II secretion system protein M produces MKPGFAFLQGAAKRYAALKPRERVLVAALAVLGPVFLGYTLFADPALNRARTLRNTLQGQQATLNDTRSQVAALEAQAQADPDAPTKAELAGLQRQLAESDARLRALQDTLVRPEEMNGLLEHLLARHGGLRLVALKTLPPQSILGAVPREEGKPAAERQFDIYRHGVELRLEGSYLELLAYLEQLEKAEKKLLWGPLTLTVVAYPRARLTVTVYTLGADKTWLAI; encoded by the coding sequence ATGAAACCCGGCTTTGCCTTTCTCCAGGGCGCGGCAAAGCGCTACGCCGCGCTCAAGCCTCGCGAGCGGGTGCTGGTGGCGGCCCTGGCGGTCCTGGGGCCCGTCTTCCTGGGCTATACGCTCTTCGCGGACCCGGCCCTCAACCGGGCGCGCACCCTGCGCAACACCCTGCAAGGCCAGCAGGCGACCCTGAACGACACCCGCAGCCAGGTGGCCGCCCTGGAAGCCCAGGCCCAGGCCGATCCCGACGCGCCCACCAAGGCGGAGCTGGCCGGACTGCAACGCCAGTTGGCGGAATCCGACGCGCGCCTGCGAGCCCTGCAGGACACCCTGGTGCGGCCCGAGGAGATGAACGGCCTGCTGGAGCATCTGCTGGCCCGCCATGGCGGCCTGCGTCTGGTGGCCCTCAAGACCCTGCCGCCCCAAAGCATCCTGGGCGCCGTGCCAAGGGAGGAGGGCAAGCCCGCCGCCGAGCGGCAGTTCGACATCTACCGCCATGGTGTGGAACTGCGCCTGGAAGGCAGCTACCTGGAACTGCTGGCCTATCTGGAACAACTGGAAAAGGCGGAGAAGAAACTCCTCTGGGGGCCGCTGACCCTGACGGTCGTCGCCTATCCCCGTGCGCGGCTCACCGTGACCGTCTACACCCTGGGAGCGGACAAGACATGGCTCGCCATCTGA
- a CDS encoding MSHA biogenesis protein MshK, which yields MARHLSAAVLGFAVLAGSGAAWGAELADPTRPPPEFAGPPPVGVEDPGLRLQSVILPRGGKPRAVISGQVVLLGGKLGDATLVRVSEGEAVLQGPLGVERLALTPDVIKTNPPASRKAGAKKEKP from the coding sequence ATGGCTCGCCATCTGAGTGCCGCAGTTCTGGGATTCGCCGTCCTGGCGGGCAGCGGTGCTGCCTGGGGGGCGGAACTGGCCGACCCCACCCGGCCGCCGCCGGAGTTTGCCGGGCCGCCGCCCGTCGGCGTGGAAGACCCGGGCCTGCGCCTCCAGTCGGTGATCCTGCCGCGGGGAGGCAAGCCCCGGGCGGTCATCAGTGGTCAGGTGGTGCTCCTGGGCGGCAAGCTTGGCGACGCCACCCTGGTCCGCGTGAGCGAGGGTGAAGCCGTGCTCCAGGGCCCCCTGGGGGTGGAGCGCCTGGCGCTGACGCCCGATGTGATCAAAACGAACCCCCCGGCCTCCCGCAAGGCCGGAGCCAAGAAGGAAAAGCCATGA